ACTCAGTGCTCAATGTTGACTTGGCTGCTGTGTACCTTGGTGTAAGCGTTAAAACACTAGCTCGTTACAGACAAAATGGTGGAGGGCCTGAATACATACAGTATCAAGCCGAAGATAGTAAGGCTCGTAACCAACGAATAAATTATCTTTTAGGAGATCTAAGAATATGGAGAAATAATCATAAAGTTAAAAATAGTATGCAAGCGGCACAAGTTCGAGGACTTGCTTTCACTTCACTGAGCGATTTTACGGAAGAACATCCTTTTATTGTTAAAAATAAAATCATCCAAAAAAGGAAAATAAAAAGGTTAGGAGTTAGAGATTCAGATACTGAGATATACGATGATGTTATCTTAGGGCATATACTCTGTGTGGAAGAAACAGTTTTAAAAATCGAAATATCCAATAACGACTTGCAAGTTATTTGGATTTCAATTGAAGAAGCTTTGAAAAAACATTGGGAATATAACGATAATAAAAATATTTTTTTAGATTGTTTTAAGTTGTGCTCACAAGAAATCATTACAAATGCAGAAATAATTAGTGATTATAATTTTTTAAAACAGCAATTGAGGTGATAATGAAAATTACACAAATGGAGATCAAAGGCTTTAAGAGCTTTGATAATGTAGGGCAAACTATAAATATAAATTCATTCACCAGCTTAATTGGAGGGAATGGAACAGGTAAAACTGCTGTTCTCCTCGCATTGACAAGGATGTTTGGTGTCAAAAGCTCCGATAGAATTGTTCAAGTTGATGATTTTTATGTTCCTCCTGGAGATGAAATCGATACTCAAGATGAAAGAGAATTATCAGTTCGTGTGAAATTTGAATTTGCAGATCTGCAAGATGGTGAGGACGATTCAGTCGCTGATTTCTTTAAGCATTTGGTCTCAAATGAAGCAGACCAGATCCCATACTGTATAGCAAAATTAAAAGCTAAATGGACAAAAACTAATCTTGCAGAAGGGGATATAGATAGTGATTTAGTATGGGAAATAGGAAAATATGAAAAAAATATTACAGCATATGAAAGATCAAAAATCCATGTTCATTATGTCCCTGCTTATCGCGATCCTGCTCAACAACTGAAGCAAACAGCCGGAACCATCATGCACCGTTTGATAAATGCAGTTGAATGGTCTGAACAGATGAGTTCAACGGTTGATGAGGTTGCAGAATCAATCGGAAACCAGTTCCAAGAAGAAATTGGGGTTCAGACAATAACATCTTCATTGAGCAGAAATTGGAAAACTCTTTTTAGCGGAGGGTATTTTGAACAGCTTAAAATTCAGCCAGTAATGAATGGAATAGAAGATGTATTAAAGCATATAGATACTGTTTTTATGCCTACTCCGGTGACTCAACCATTACCAACTGAAAGATTAAGTGATGGTATGAAGTCATTGTTTTATCTTTCGTTAGTCAAATCTGCATTTGATATTGAAGATGAGATCATAAATTCAGGAGAAAATGAATTATCGATATCAGTAGAAGCATTAGATCCTCCAAATTTAACGATAATATTAATCGAAGAACCAGAAAATCATCTTTCACCCCAATATTTAGGAAGAATAGTTAAACTATGTGAAGATATATCTGAGAATGATCGAGCACAGGTTGTTTTAACAACACACGCACCTTCATTACTCAATAGAGTAGAACCAGAAAATATAAGGTATTTTCGGCTACATGATAATAAAAATACTGTTGTCAAACCAATATTATTACCAAGCGAAGATGAAGACGATGGAGACAATGTTGATACTTTCACTTATGTAAAAGAAGCAGTGAAGGCATATCCAGAAATTTATTTTGCAAAAGTTGTAATACTTGGTGAAGGTGATAGCGAAGAAATAGTAATACCTAAAATAGCTCAAGTAAACGGTATAGAGCTTGACACTTCATTGATAACATTTGCGCCATTAGGTGGGCGATATGTTAACCATTTCTGGAAACTTTTGGATGAGCTTTCAATCCCTCATGTGACACTTCTTGATTATGACCATAGAAGAGGTGGTGGAGGCTGGGGAAGAATTAAATATGCATTAAAGCAACTTGTTTCCGTTGGTAAGGATAAGAATAAATTATTAATAATAAAAACTGGTGTTTTAAGTGATAAAGAACTTGAAAAAATGCATACATGGGGAGAAGACAAGGATAATGAAATTGCATGGATGAATCGTCTAAAAGAGTATAATGTATATTTTTCATACCCCTACGATTTAGATTGGCTAATGCTTAATGAATTCTATGAGGATTATAAGACTTTTGTTCCAAAAAAAGGTGGGCCAAAATTACCTAAGGATGATGACCCTGAATATAACGACAAAGTTAGAGCCGCAATTGCTTCAGTATTGAAAAAAGAAGTAAGTGATATTGAAATTGATGATTTTGATGATCATGATAAGTATTTTTGGTACCGATATTTATTTTTGGGTAGAGGTAAGCCATTATCACATAATTATGTATTATCAAAGCTGGAAGACGGTAAATTAAGAGATAATAGCCCTGAAATACTTGATGAACTTATCGAAACAGTGAGGGGGTTACTTTAATGCCAACTATTAAAGATGGAGATTGGGTATTAAAGGATATCCAAGAAGTCGAAGATGAAGCAATGAAAGTGATACGGAATAGTACAGAGCATAATCTCGTTCTTGCAGGTCCCGGTTCAGGTAAAACTGAATTATTGGCTCAAAAAGCATGTTTTTTAATTGAAACGGGAAAATGTAGTAAGAAAAAAATCATCGCACTATCTTTCAAAAAAGATGCGGCAAAAAACCTACAAGATCGAGTCAACTCACGGCTTGATTTAAAATTTAGGAATAAGTTTGAATCCACGACATTTGATGCTTTCTGTAAAAGTATTGTAGATAGATTTAAAGGTACTCTTCCGAGGTTTTATCGTCCTTCAGACGATTATGAAATTATTTCTCTTAATAAAAAAGAAGTTATAGCAGAAATAAAAAGAGAGGCATTAGGTTTTGAGGGGTTGACATCATTTGAATTGAATAAAATAAAGCATTCAAATTTTGAAGAAAAATACATTGTAATTCCTTATAAACAAGAAGAAAGGCATACAATTAATGGAAGGATAAGATATTTTGTATGGACTCATTTATTGAAAGATAAGTCAAGAATTTCATTCAAAATGATAAATTATCTTGCTAATAGAATTATAAAGAAAAATAGTTTCCTATCAAATGCCATTAATTCAACATATGAATATGCCTTCATTGATGAGTTTCAAGACACTACATCTAAGCAATATGAGATATTTAAAAGTATTTTCTTTGATCGAGCTATAAAAATAACAGCCGTTGGTGATACAAAACAAAGAATAATGGGGTGGGCAGGGGCATTGCCTAATGCTTTTGATGTCTTCAAAAAAGATTTTGAAGTTGGTGACAATAATGAATTGATAAGCAATAGAAGGTCATTAAAAAATTTGATAAGTTATCAAAGATTGATGGAATCCTTCATGAATAAAACTGAAAATAAGACAGAAATCACTTTTTATAAGGGAGAAGGTTTAGCCAGGTTAATGCAGTTTGAGGAAGTTGACCAAGAGGCATCTTATATTGTTTCACTTATTAAAAAATGGATTGATGAAGGTATTGAACAAAGGGATATCTGCATTTTATCCAAAAGTGTGGCCGGACAGTACTCTCAAAAAATAATCTCAGAGTTAGACAAGTCTGGTGTCAAATGCCGTATTGAAAATGAATACCAAGAATTATTAAACGAAGCAATAGTACAATTAGTTTTACAGCTTCTAATGTTTGTTTGTAATAGAAAGTCTATAGAAGGCTGGGCTTCTACAATGGATCTTTTGTGCAACATTAGAGGTGTAAGTAAAAGAGGTGATGTTACTCGTTTAGAAAAAGAGTTAAGTAACTTCATCAAGGCTAATAAGGAAGTTAAAAGTGATGTTGTTGATTATTTAAAGGGCTTACTAACAATATTTGGTATCCCTGAGTTAAAATCTTATTTTCCGCAATATATGAATGGTAATGGCTTAGAGCATAATATTAATACTCTATCTAAATATCTCGAAGCATTAGATATAAAAAATAACATGTCAAATGCTATAGATATGTTGAGTGGAAATAAAACTGTACCATTTATGACTATCCATAAAAGTAAAGGTTTAGAATTTAAAAAGGTCGTTATAGTAGGACTTGAACCGGATGCTTACTTTGGTGATGAAGAAGGACAGATAGAAAATCAAAAAACAGTTTTTGTAGGGTTTTCAAGAGCTATTGATGAAGTGTTCATGACTCGTTGTAAACTAAGGAGGGATAATTTTGGTAATGTCTCCAGACAAGACTTTAATAGAATACCGCTGATAACCGATATGCTAACTTATTGTGGTATCGAGGCTGAGAGCTATCCAGGTTGAATAGATGATGGCGATTTCAGATCGCCATCATTTTTTATTTTGCTTTTTGCATATTTAAATTAAAATTGCTTCCGATTTCGTTAATAACTTCCAATGTTAACTGGCTTTTTGAAGATTTTATTATTTTATAGGATTGGTTTTTCCCACCTGCCATACTCTCCTCAATAGTTGGTAACTTTTTATTGTTTATCACCTCTATTTTCAGCGGATCAAGATCTTTGTTATTTAAAACCAGCTTTATGGGTTTTGTTTTTAAGCTATTTAATGATGTAATTAACTCATTATCATATAGTTGCCAATCACCAGCACCGTCAGAAAGATAGTCTATGAATATATGGTCACCTGGAGCATAAGAGTCAATAGAGATACTGCCATGAAAGTTGTATTTTCCATTAGAGAAGAAGGTCGTTTTTCCATTAACCCTAACGGTATTACCTTTTACTGTGTAAGAGTAATCAGATAGCCAGCTTCCTACAATACTGTCGTATCTCTGAGTAGAAGGGGAGGTCGGGTTGTAATGCGCATAGATTGCGAATGCTGTCGCAATGATCCCGCATAAAGAACCAGTAACTCCTATTATCTTTAAAAATGCAGAAATTTTTCGTCCCATGAAACATTACTCATATAATATAGATCGTTAGATGAGTAATTTTATCATCATAAAGTTGCCTTTAACACAGTTGGTTAAGTTTTCGTAAACCGTACATTTCAATATTTACTAATTTCTTATTTGTACATTACAAAACAAATTACACTTTCCGATTATTTATTTT
This Klebsiella sp. RHBSTW-00484 DNA region includes the following protein-coding sequences:
- a CDS encoding ATP-dependent nuclease, whose translation is MKITQMEIKGFKSFDNVGQTININSFTSLIGGNGTGKTAVLLALTRMFGVKSSDRIVQVDDFYVPPGDEIDTQDERELSVRVKFEFADLQDGEDDSVADFFKHLVSNEADQIPYCIAKLKAKWTKTNLAEGDIDSDLVWEIGKYEKNITAYERSKIHVHYVPAYRDPAQQLKQTAGTIMHRLINAVEWSEQMSSTVDEVAESIGNQFQEEIGVQTITSSLSRNWKTLFSGGYFEQLKIQPVMNGIEDVLKHIDTVFMPTPVTQPLPTERLSDGMKSLFYLSLVKSAFDIEDEIINSGENELSISVEALDPPNLTIILIEEPENHLSPQYLGRIVKLCEDISENDRAQVVLTTHAPSLLNRVEPENIRYFRLHDNKNTVVKPILLPSEDEDDGDNVDTFTYVKEAVKAYPEIYFAKVVILGEGDSEEIVIPKIAQVNGIELDTSLITFAPLGGRYVNHFWKLLDELSIPHVTLLDYDHRRGGGGWGRIKYALKQLVSVGKDKNKLLIIKTGVLSDKELEKMHTWGEDKDNEIAWMNRLKEYNVYFSYPYDLDWLMLNEFYEDYKTFVPKKGGPKLPKDDDPEYNDKVRAAIASVLKKEVSDIEIDDFDDHDKYFWYRYLFLGRGKPLSHNYVLSKLEDGKLRDNSPEILDELIETVRGLL
- a CDS encoding UvrD-helicase domain-containing protein codes for the protein MPTIKDGDWVLKDIQEVEDEAMKVIRNSTEHNLVLAGPGSGKTELLAQKACFLIETGKCSKKKIIALSFKKDAAKNLQDRVNSRLDLKFRNKFESTTFDAFCKSIVDRFKGTLPRFYRPSDDYEIISLNKKEVIAEIKREALGFEGLTSFELNKIKHSNFEEKYIVIPYKQEERHTINGRIRYFVWTHLLKDKSRISFKMINYLANRIIKKNSFLSNAINSTYEYAFIDEFQDTTSKQYEIFKSIFFDRAIKITAVGDTKQRIMGWAGALPNAFDVFKKDFEVGDNNELISNRRSLKNLISYQRLMESFMNKTENKTEITFYKGEGLARLMQFEEVDQEASYIVSLIKKWIDEGIEQRDICILSKSVAGQYSQKIISELDKSGVKCRIENEYQELLNEAIVQLVLQLLMFVCNRKSIEGWASTMDLLCNIRGVSKRGDVTRLEKELSNFIKANKEVKSDVVDYLKGLLTIFGIPELKSYFPQYMNGNGLEHNINTLSKYLEALDIKNNMSNAIDMLSGNKTVPFMTIHKSKGLEFKKVVIVGLEPDAYFGDEEGQIENQKTVFVGFSRAIDEVFMTRCKLRRDNFGNVSRQDFNRIPLITDMLTYCGIEAESYPG